In Leptospira stimsonii, one DNA window encodes the following:
- a CDS encoding methyl-accepting chemotaxis protein: MIQKIYNLSLLKKLTLVIIPTLIPLLLASFFFLKEFLDKSEFTKREVGGIDFFFGAIELYSKLVDRRKDFFYSMKGKTSIEVLKKSNQAMEDQLTKLENLEKEIGFMGRSPEFLSILRKEWNQLPKLPEANLDIDVVLKSHEPIFKSLMEYQDYIAQDSNLILDSHPETFYVLSVNILYIPNIISDMAIIRGTGYQLLDQKKPNFNSKEAIQILNKIHHIESNQKEVTALLKRSVNQNGIIKSKFVERITNLDKSVKINLDLCKKTFTGESVETPDVFLKRMIAFVEEYKVLERDLLLTTQELLEERLKADRLRIVFALSGLFILLLITTIFCYIVIRSIIDPVHKITLGLKQAMGERDLTIQIDAVYQNEIGEITVTANEFLNYLASLFQNLSKMAQNSNQIVSQLTDSIRNLNQSAQSQAAGTEESSAALEEIAASLQNVLQSVEGEARDAQDLTVRSGELKTSMGLAGEKLVSLSDSVRRTATAAVEGKDTILQATKAIDEIREMAMQINSITSLITGISDQTNLLSLNAAIEAARAGDAGRGFAVVAEEISKLAERSVASVRDIERLVSNTHEAVTKGSNNVNTVVTFLLELIENTNRYQQEVVDLVNNVKENTIRIDKIADTILEVSSESLQIETATKEQKLSTDQIADTIQLITTESQAIATNSDEVSMVAEKIQHQANELNSILSQFKFA, encoded by the coding sequence GTGATACAGAAAATCTACAATCTTTCCCTTCTTAAAAAACTCACTTTGGTGATTATCCCCACTCTTATCCCTCTTCTTTTGGCCAGTTTTTTCTTTTTAAAAGAGTTTTTGGATAAGAGCGAATTTACGAAACGAGAAGTCGGTGGAATAGATTTCTTTTTCGGAGCGATCGAACTCTATTCTAAACTTGTGGATCGGAGGAAGGATTTTTTCTATTCCATGAAAGGAAAAACTTCCATTGAAGTATTAAAAAAAAGTAATCAAGCAATGGAGGACCAACTTACCAAATTGGAGAATCTCGAAAAAGAGATCGGCTTTATGGGGCGTTCTCCAGAGTTTCTATCGATTTTGAGAAAAGAATGGAATCAACTTCCTAAACTTCCTGAAGCCAATTTGGATATAGACGTGGTTCTTAAATCGCACGAACCGATTTTCAAATCATTGATGGAATATCAGGATTATATCGCGCAGGATTCGAATTTGATTTTGGATTCTCATCCTGAAACTTTTTACGTTCTTTCGGTTAACATCCTATATATACCGAATATCATAAGCGATATGGCGATCATTCGAGGAACGGGCTACCAACTTCTGGATCAAAAGAAGCCGAACTTTAATTCCAAGGAAGCGATTCAGATTCTGAATAAAATTCATCATATCGAAAGCAATCAAAAGGAAGTCACCGCTCTTCTCAAAAGATCCGTCAATCAAAACGGAATCATCAAAAGTAAATTCGTAGAAAGAATTACAAACTTAGACAAGAGCGTAAAAATCAATCTAGATCTTTGTAAAAAAACTTTTACCGGAGAATCCGTCGAAACTCCCGATGTTTTTTTGAAACGTATGATCGCTTTCGTGGAAGAATATAAGGTGCTCGAAAGAGATCTTCTTTTAACAACTCAGGAATTGCTTGAAGAAAGGTTGAAAGCGGATCGTTTGAGAATCGTGTTCGCGCTTTCAGGATTGTTTATTCTTCTCCTAATTACGACGATCTTTTGTTATATTGTGATACGTTCCATCATTGATCCGGTTCACAAGATCACACTCGGATTAAAACAAGCGATGGGAGAAAGAGATCTTACGATTCAGATCGATGCGGTGTATCAGAATGAGATCGGTGAAATCACGGTTACGGCGAACGAATTCCTAAATTATCTCGCGTCTTTGTTTCAGAATCTTTCTAAAATGGCTCAAAATTCGAATCAAATCGTAAGCCAACTAACAGACTCAATACGAAACTTAAATCAATCTGCTCAGTCGCAAGCGGCAGGAACTGAAGAATCTTCCGCCGCTCTGGAAGAGATCGCCGCGTCCTTGCAAAATGTTTTGCAATCGGTTGAAGGTGAAGCTCGAGATGCGCAAGATCTGACCGTCCGGTCCGGCGAACTAAAGACTTCCATGGGGCTCGCCGGCGAAAAGCTCGTAAGTTTGAGCGATTCTGTTCGAAGGACGGCAACCGCCGCAGTGGAAGGGAAAGACACGATTCTTCAAGCAACAAAAGCGATCGACGAAATCAGAGAGATGGCGATGCAGATCAACTCGATTACTTCGTTGATCACTGGAATTTCCGATCAAACTAATTTGTTATCCTTGAATGCCGCAATCGAGGCCGCAAGAGCGGGTGACGCAGGAAGAGGATTCGCCGTCGTTGCGGAGGAAATTTCAAAACTCGCAGAACGTTCCGTAGCGAGCGTGCGTGATATCGAACGACTCGTATCGAATACCCACGAAGCCGTAACAAAAGGATCTAACAACGTAAATACGGTCGTCACATTTCTTTTAGAACTCATAGAAAATACGAATCGTTATCAACAAGAGGTCGTTGATCTAGTTAACAACGTCAAAGAGAATACGATTCGAATCGATAAGATCGCCGATACGATCCTGGAAGTTTCTTCGGAATCCTTACAGATTGAAACGGCGACGAAGGAACAGAAACTTTCCACCGATCAAATCGCGGATACGATTCAACTGATCACGACGGAATCGCAAGCGATCGCGACAAATTCGGACGAGGTGTCTATGGTCGCGGAAAAAATTCAGCACCAAGCAAACGAATTGAATTCGATTCTTTCTCAATTTAAGTTTGCGTAG
- a CDS encoding Dps family protein, protein MNIDIGITEKNRDSINAGLQKLLADTYILYFKTHSYHWNVTGPQFNTLHLMFQTQYNELWLSIDLIAERIRSLGFFAPSSSNQLGKLTSIHEEGGVPNAEDMIRHLVSGHETVIRTARALLPIADEGGDEVTLDLLTQRLEVHEKTAWMLRSMLEVR, encoded by the coding sequence ATGAATATAGATATAGGTATTACGGAAAAAAATCGAGATTCGATCAATGCAGGATTGCAAAAGCTCTTAGCAGATACTTACATTCTTTACTTTAAAACTCACAGTTATCACTGGAATGTGACCGGGCCGCAATTCAACACGCTTCATCTCATGTTTCAAACACAGTACAACGAACTTTGGTTATCCATCGATCTGATTGCGGAAAGGATTCGTTCCTTGGGTTTTTTCGCTCCTAGTTCTTCTAATCAGCTCGGAAAGTTGACTTCGATCCATGAGGAAGGGGGAGTCCCGAATGCCGAGGATATGATCCGTCATCTCGTATCGGGACATGAGACCGTAATCAGAACGGCGAGAGCGCTCTTACCTATTGCAGACGAAGGTGGAGACGAAGTAACTTTGGATCTTCTTACACAACGGTTGGAAGTACACGAAAAAACGGCATGGATGTTACGGAGTATGCTGGAAGTTCGATAA
- a CDS encoding DegT/DnrJ/EryC1/StrS family aminotransferase has protein sequence MGVPFIDIKRFEPGLLEEWEEKVKVLSKNASFIGGEEVSLLEKNLATYAQTKYSIACANGTDALQLALRALGVGKGDAVLLPDSTFWATFEAVVNVGADPYTVDTNPDDLQMDFAEFERAVEKVKPKAAMIVHLYGWGSSRIEDFRKLCKSKGIPLLEDGAQCFGVKYKGESIYKDAVISTTSFYPAKVLGGAGDGGAVFTNDEELANKVRMLSNHGRISHYAYGDVGWNSRLDTLQAAFLNISLKHLEARIKSRRNATQKYYEILPSLGIQVIHPPKDYEENGYCNVTLSTPEERPNIQEVLKEKGIGFGNIYPGAMSDQPGAKPYIKGKFGEKHLTGRICASVLNYPLFPYMKDDELEEVFTAIREYNSRKK, from the coding sequence ATGGGCGTTCCATTTATCGATATCAAGAGGTTTGAACCGGGATTACTGGAAGAATGGGAAGAAAAAGTAAAGGTTCTCAGTAAGAACGCGAGTTTTATCGGAGGTGAGGAAGTTTCCCTTCTTGAAAAGAATCTTGCGACATACGCTCAAACAAAGTATTCCATCGCCTGTGCGAACGGAACCGATGCGCTCCAGTTGGCACTGAGAGCGTTAGGAGTGGGGAAGGGTGACGCGGTTTTACTTCCGGATTCCACATTTTGGGCGACTTTTGAAGCGGTCGTAAACGTCGGGGCCGATCCTTATACGGTCGATACGAATCCGGACGACCTCCAGATGGATTTTGCGGAATTTGAAAGAGCGGTCGAAAAAGTGAAACCTAAGGCGGCGATGATCGTTCACCTTTACGGTTGGGGTTCTTCCCGGATCGAAGATTTTCGTAAACTCTGTAAATCGAAAGGGATTCCCCTTTTGGAAGACGGCGCTCAGTGTTTCGGAGTAAAATACAAAGGCGAATCCATTTATAAGGACGCGGTGATCAGCACAACTTCCTTTTATCCGGCGAAGGTGTTAGGCGGTGCGGGCGACGGCGGCGCTGTTTTTACGAATGACGAAGAATTAGCGAATAAGGTAAGAATGCTTTCCAATCACGGAAGAATTTCCCATTACGCTTACGGAGACGTCGGCTGGAATTCGAGACTGGATACTCTACAAGCGGCGTTCCTAAACATCAGTCTGAAACATCTCGAAGCGAGAATCAAATCGCGTCGGAATGCTACACAAAAATATTATGAAATACTACCGAGCCTTGGAATTCAGGTAATTCATCCTCCTAAAGACTACGAAGAAAACGGCTATTGCAACGTGACTCTTTCCACTCCGGAGGAAAGACCGAATATTCAAGAAGTTCTCAAGGAAAAGGGAATCGGTTTCGGAAATATTTATCCTGGAGCGATGAGCGATCAACCCGGAGCGAAACCTTATATCAAAGGCAAATTCGGAGAAAAACATTTAACGGGAAGAATCTGTGCTTCCGTTCTCAACTATCCTCTTTTTCCTTACATGAAAGACGATGAGCTGGAGGAAGTTTTTACAGCGATTCGAGAATACAATTCTCGAAAAAAATAA
- the lon gene encoding endopeptidase La yields MEPLEDLSGIEENLIVPLDSILPPELFLIPIKSRPVFPGIITPLIVPSGKFAKAVEESLKGNSFLGLVLLKDEENEKETSENIYQFGVVAKILKKVHLPDGAVNILINTVRRFKINSYTSNDPLIAKVTYPEEEPGAPKNTIKAMMRTLLVMTRELAQNNPLFTEEMKLTMLNVNEPGKMADFVCSILNLEKEEYQSVIESNVLKERIEKVLLFLKKEIELVSIQREISDQIQDKIDKQQRQFFLREQLKAIQNELGIKDDKFEKKYEKFLERLKSINADPEVIEEVTRELDKFSYADPNTGDYNVIRNYLDILESLPWESAPIREIDLDKAKRTLDRDHYKLEDVKDRILEFLAVKKLKADEKGTILLLVGPPGVGKTSIAKSIAEAMGRKFFRFSVGGMRDEAEIKGHRRTYIGSMPGKIISGLRITKEKDCVILLDEIDKLAVGIQGDPASALLEVLDPEQNKNFRDHYLDLPFDISNVFFIATANTLDSISRILLDRMEVINLSGYITDEKVQIFQKYLWKKVLTKNGVAPYGIDFDKKAIVALIDSYSRESGVRGLEKVTDKLVRKIAMRIVKKESFPKVIHEKDLETFLGVPKFTDERMVKALVPGTALGLAWTSVGGATLLIEALFIKGKGGILLTGMIGKTMEESSSIALSYIQNFLNRDDLFADKTVHLHVPDGATPKDGPSAGITMATAILSLALDTRVKPGFGMTGEITLTGEVLAIGGLREKIVAAKRVGVYKIIYPKDNLQHLEEIPEYVKKGMSFFPVSRFEEVAKLMFDEKILPKTNPSLENAPKSKKSPVPKTVKKKKVALKNSSPKKKSGAKQKKK; encoded by the coding sequence TTGGAACCATTAGAGGATTTATCCGGAATCGAAGAGAACCTGATCGTCCCGTTGGATTCGATCTTACCACCGGAACTATTTTTAATTCCTATCAAGTCGCGCCCCGTCTTCCCGGGCATCATCACTCCCTTGATCGTCCCCAGCGGAAAGTTTGCGAAGGCAGTGGAAGAATCTCTCAAAGGCAATTCCTTCCTCGGTCTTGTTCTTCTTAAGGACGAAGAGAACGAAAAAGAAACTTCGGAAAACATCTATCAGTTCGGAGTAGTCGCAAAGATATTAAAAAAAGTGCATCTACCGGACGGTGCAGTCAACATTCTTATCAATACAGTACGTCGTTTTAAAATCAATTCTTATACGAGCAACGATCCTCTGATCGCAAAGGTAACCTATCCCGAGGAAGAGCCGGGAGCGCCGAAGAACACGATCAAGGCGATGATGAGAACCCTCCTCGTGATGACCCGTGAACTCGCTCAGAACAACCCTCTTTTTACGGAAGAGATGAAACTTACGATGCTCAACGTAAACGAGCCCGGAAAGATGGCTGATTTTGTCTGTTCCATCCTCAATCTCGAAAAAGAGGAATATCAGTCTGTCATCGAATCCAACGTCTTAAAGGAAAGAATCGAAAAGGTTCTTCTCTTCCTAAAAAAAGAAATCGAACTCGTATCGATCCAACGCGAAATCTCGGATCAGATCCAAGATAAAATCGATAAACAACAGAGACAATTTTTTCTTAGGGAACAACTCAAAGCGATTCAGAACGAACTCGGAATCAAAGACGATAAGTTCGAAAAGAAATACGAAAAGTTCCTCGAACGCCTCAAATCAATCAACGCGGATCCGGAAGTCATCGAAGAAGTCACGAGAGAACTGGATAAATTCTCGTATGCAGATCCTAACACGGGCGATTACAACGTTATCCGAAATTACCTCGATATTTTAGAGTCCCTTCCTTGGGAATCCGCTCCCATAAGGGAAATCGATCTCGACAAGGCCAAACGTACTCTGGACAGAGATCACTACAAACTCGAAGACGTAAAAGATAGAATCTTAGAATTCCTCGCGGTTAAGAAGTTGAAGGCGGACGAAAAAGGTACGATTCTTCTTCTCGTAGGCCCTCCCGGAGTCGGGAAAACTTCGATCGCAAAGTCGATCGCCGAAGCGATGGGAAGAAAATTCTTCCGTTTTTCGGTCGGTGGTATGAGGGACGAAGCGGAGATCAAAGGACACAGAAGAACGTACATCGGCTCCATGCCAGGAAAGATCATTTCTGGACTTCGCATAACAAAAGAAAAAGACTGCGTGATTCTCTTGGATGAGATCGACAAACTCGCCGTCGGAATCCAAGGAGATCCCGCTTCCGCTCTTTTGGAAGTATTGGATCCGGAACAGAACAAAAATTTTCGGGACCATTATCTCGATCTTCCATTCGATATTTCGAATGTGTTTTTTATCGCGACTGCGAATACGTTAGATTCCATTTCCAGAATTCTTCTGGATAGAATGGAAGTCATCAATCTTTCGGGTTATATCACCGATGAAAAGGTCCAGATCTTTCAGAAGTATCTCTGGAAAAAAGTTCTCACAAAGAACGGAGTCGCTCCTTACGGAATCGATTTTGATAAAAAGGCGATCGTAGCGTTGATCGATTCTTATTCCCGCGAATCCGGAGTTCGCGGTTTGGAAAAGGTTACGGACAAACTCGTTCGAAAAATCGCAATGAGAATCGTCAAAAAGGAATCGTTTCCGAAGGTGATTCACGAGAAGGATCTAGAAACATTCTTAGGAGTTCCTAAGTTTACGGACGAAAGAATGGTGAAGGCTCTTGTGCCGGGAACCGCGCTCGGACTCGCTTGGACTTCGGTCGGAGGGGCGACCCTTTTGATCGAAGCGCTCTTTATCAAAGGAAAAGGTGGAATTCTTCTTACCGGAATGATCGGAAAAACAATGGAAGAATCTTCGAGTATCGCTTTAAGCTATATTCAAAATTTCTTAAATAGGGACGATCTTTTTGCGGACAAAACGGTGCACTTGCACGTTCCCGACGGAGCAACTCCGAAAGACGGACCTTCCGCGGGTATTACGATGGCGACCGCCATTCTTTCTCTTGCTCTCGATACTCGGGTAAAACCCGGTTTCGGTATGACGGGCGAGATCACTTTGACTGGAGAGGTCCTCGCGATCGGAGGTCTTCGGGAAAAGATCGTCGCGGCAAAACGAGTCGGCGTTTATAAGATCATTTATCCGAAAGACAACCTTCAGCATCTGGAAGAAATTCCGGAATACGTAAAGAAAGGAATGTCCTTCTTTCCGGTAAGCAGATTCGAGGAAGTGGCTAAACTGATGTTCGACGAAAAGATTCTCCCGAAGACAAATCCATCGCTCGAAAACGCGCCGAAGTCGAAAAAATCTCCCGTGCCCAAGACGGTGAAAAAAAAGAAGGTCGCATTAAAAAATTCTTCCCCAAAGAAGAAGTCCGGCGCCAAACAAAAGAAGAAATAG